A genome region from Cucumis sativus cultivar 9930 chromosome 4, Cucumber_9930_V3, whole genome shotgun sequence includes the following:
- the LOC101221298 gene encoding gamma-tubulin complex component 5 isoform X2, which produces MEQRKSKSLIDCTSDIFANGIHFAAPISSLRTSELDLVRGVLQMLQGFSGSLFSWDCSGKKFCVKSGIYVSHLSRSSLLAILNQFMYAATCLQLTQLVLQEVNTAAKSAPPTLRAFVTSVSSWLKRLRDIALKEEIKLNDAGSGTTPTLMGLAGSLSRIAIILLLFQNPIFIGHTLFGAEYLLQIIHKAIPKVFFESSAAITPADLAVHVLDNLYKKLDEVCLIQNGQEETYQMLLHIFVGSLLPYIEELDSWVFEGILDDPFEELFFYANEAVSVDEHDFWEKSYSLRSLRLDGEVNLSIKKETSERKSISLSHLLKGKDQYTGGSIACPLFMKDIAKSIVAAGKSLQLIRHVCETSPASEKQNGEEFTASGDFGGSLARLSLSELFCVSLAGLIGDGDHISRYFWKHDQYNLETVSSFKTRTNCSEVENGIDGSTCKGKHWFSLLVDALAQKGSVSLKSGHKDVNKPVGKGENYMTLDIKNCLCSLESFHPENPVMTVCTAILKDNINDWKRLNLSRCYNLPPLNDESLFKAIIGDEDTPFSETKGTDFTFGFQFDKSKHVHLQKEAKLIETLLPFPTLLPAFQDDLHISDLLPFQKNSTLPSRFLSWMQNIMPRTMPLTMVIMEECLVVYLRQQVDYIGKHVLSKLMNEWRLMDELAVLRAIYLLGSGDLLQHFLTVIFNKLDKGETWDDDFELNTILQESIRNSADGMLLSAPESLVVSIVKTNSLDGDEQSNLAKLPSTPHKSSSPFFGMDGLDSLKFTYKVSWPLELIANTEAIKKYNQVTGFLLKVKRAKFVLDKTRRWMWKGKGTPKNNSKRHWLVEQKLLHFVDAFHQYVMDRVYHSAWRELCEGMASAQSLDGVIEVHEAYLLTIHRQCFVVPDKLWALIASRINVILGLALDFYSVQQTLSSGGAVSAIKLRCEMEVDRIEKQFDDCIAFLLRVLSFKLNVGHFPHLADLVTRINYSYFYMSDSGNLRTAPSSETVSSRLGKTFMGRTD; this is translated from the exons ATGGAGCAAAGGAAGAGTaaaagtttgattgactgCACTAGCGATATATTCGCTAATGGGATTCATTTTGCAGCGCCAATTTCCTCCTTGAGGACGAGTGAGCTTGATCTG GTGCGCGGTGTATTACAAATGTTGCAAGGATTTTCCGGTTCACTTTTTAGTTGGGATTGCAGTGGGAAGAAATTTTGTGTGAAAAGTGGGATATATGTTTCTCACCTCTCCCGATCTAGCCTTCTTGCCATTCTCAATCAATTTATGTATGCAGCGACTTGTCTTCAGTTGACACAGCTCGTATTGCAAGAAGTTAATACAGCTGCAAAGTCAGCTCCTCCTACTTTAAGGGCGTTTGTTACGTCTGTTTCTTCCTGGCTGAAG AGGCTGCGTGATATAGCATTGAAGGAGGAGATTAAACTTAATGATGCTGGCTCTGGAACCACTCCTACTTTAATGGGTTTAGCTGGCTCTTTATCgag GATTGCTATCATCCTACTTCTGTTCCAAAACCCAATCTTTATTGGACATACGCTCTTTG GTGCTGaatatttattacaaattatcCACAAAGCCATTCCCAAAGTATTCTTTGAATCCAGTGCTGCAATTACCCCTGCTGATTTGGCAGTTCATGTGCTTGACAACCTTTACAAGAAGCTTGACGAAGTATGCTTGATACAAAATGGTCAG GAAGAAACTTACCAAATGCTGCTTCATATATTTGTTGGAAGTTTATTGCCTTATATTGAGGAACTTGATTCCTGGGTTTTTGAAGGAATACTTGATGATCCTTTTGAAGAG TTGTTCTTCTATGCTAATGAAGCAGTCTCAGTTGATGAACACGATTTTTGGGAAAAGAGTTATTCTTTAAGATCACTGAGGTTGGATGGCGAGGtcaatttatcaataaaaaaggaaacaagtgAAAGAAAATCCATTTCTTTGTCTCATTTGCTGAAGGGAAAAGACCAGTACACTGGAGGCTCAATAGCATGCCCCCTGTTTATGAAGGACATAGCTAAGTCAATAGTTGCTGCTGGAAAGTCTTTGCAGCTCATTCGTCATGTTTGTGAAACATCTCCCGCgtcagaaaaacaaaatggtgaAGAGTTTACTGCTAGTGGTGATTTTGGAGGAAGTTTGGCGAGGCTATCTTTGTCGGAGCTTTTCTGTGTGTCATTGGCAGGTTTAATTGGTGATGGTGATCACATATCTAGGTACTTCTGGAAACATGACCAATATAATCTTGAGACAGTTTCCTCCTTCAAGACCCGCACAAACTGTTCTGAAGTAGAAAATGGCATTGATGGGTCAACATGCAAAGGGAAACATTGGTTTAGTTTACTGGTAGATGCATTGGCGCAGAAAGGAAGTGTCAGTTTGAAGTCTGGACACAAGGATGTGAATAAGCCCGTTGGTAAAGGAGAAAATTATATGACActtgatataaaaaattgtttatgcTCTTTGGAATCATTCCACCCTGAAAATCCAGTTATGACAGTGTGCACTGCAATCCTGAAAGATAACATAAATGATTGGAAAAGATTGAACCTCTCTAGATGTTACAACTTGCCCCCATTAAACGATGAGAGTTTATTTAAGGCAATAATAGGTGATGAGGACACACCCTTTTCTGAAACAAAAGGGACAGATTTTACTTTTGGTTTTCAGTTTGATAAATCCAAACATGTTCATTTGCAAAAAGAAGCAAAGCTGATTGAAACATTGCTTCCTTTTCCCACACTTCTCCCTGCATTTCAG GATGATCTCCATATTTCAGATCTCTTGCCCTTCCAGAAGAATAGCACTCTTCCTTCAAGGTTTCTAAGCTGGATGCAAAATATCATGCCAAGGACAATGCCACTTACGATGGTCATTATGGAAGAATGCCTTGTTGTATATCTGAGACAGCAG GTGGATTACATTGGCAAACACGTTTTATCAAAGTTGATGAATGAATGGAGATTGATGGATGAGCTAGCTGTCTTACGTGCTATTTATTTGCTAGGATCAG GGGATCTGCTGCAGCACTTTTTGACTGTAATTTTCAATAAACTGGACAAGGGAGAAACGTGGGATGatgattttgagttgaataCTATATTACAG GAATCTATAAGAAACTCTGCCGATGGTATGCTATTAAGTGCTCCTGAATCTCTGGTGGTGTCTATTGTCAAAACTAATTCTTTGGATGGCGACGAGCAATCTAATTTAGCGAAACTACCCTCAACCCCACATAAAAGCTCTTCACCTTTCTTTGGAATGGATGGACTTGATTCACTTAAATTTACATACAAG GTATCTTGGCCACTTGAGCTTATTGCCAACACTGAGGCAATTAAAAAGTATAACCAG GTGACAGGGTTTTTGTTAAAGGTTAAGCGTGCCAAGTTTGTGCTTGACAAAACTAGGCGTTGGATGTGGAAG GGTAAAGGAACTcctaaaaataatagtaagcGCCACTGGCTGGTGGAGCAGAAACTCCTTCATTTTGTGGATGCCTTTCACCAATATGTCATGGACAGA GTCTATCATAGTGCCTGGCGTGAACTCTGTGAAGGTATGGCTTCTGCACAATCTTTGGACGGAGTTATTGAAGTGCATGAAGCATACTTGCTGACGATTCATAGACAGTGCTTTGTGGTTCCAGATAAGCTG TGGGCTCTTATTGCTAGCCGAATCAATGTTATTCTTGGGTTGGCCCTAGATTTTTACTCCGTGCAGCAGACATTGAGTAGTGGTGGAGCAGTTTCTGCAATTAAGCTTCGGTGTGAAATGGAGGTCGATCGTATAGAGAAACAATTTGATGACTGCATTGCTTTCCTTCTCAGA GTCCTGTCATTCAAGCTAAACGTGGGGCACTTCCCTCACTTGGCAGATCTGGTTACAAGAATAAACTATAGCTACTTTTACATGTCTGATAGCGGGAACTTGAGAACTGCCCCAAGCTCTGAAACCGTTTCTTCCAGACTTGGGAAAACATTTATGGGAAGAACAGATTAA
- the LOC101221298 gene encoding gamma-tubulin complex component 5 isoform X5, which translates to MGLAGSLSRIAIILLLFQNPIFIGHTLFGAEYLLQIIHKAIPKVFFESSAAITPADLAVHVLDNLYKKLDEVCLIQNGQVERTVVEETYQMLLHIFVGSLLPYIEELDSWVFEGILDDPFEELFFYANEAVSVDEHDFWEKSYSLRSLRLDGEVNLSIKKETSERKSISLSHLLKGKDQYTGGSIACPLFMKDIAKSIVAAGKSLQLIRHVCETSPASEKQNGEEFTASGDFGGSLARLSLSELFCVSLAGLIGDGDHISRYFWKHDQYNLETVSSFKTRTNCSEVENGIDGSTCKGKHWFSLLVDALAQKGSVSLKSGHKDVNKPVGKGENYMTLDIKNCLCSLESFHPENPVMTVCTAILKDNINDWKRLNLSRCYNLPPLNDESLFKAIIGDEDTPFSETKGTDFTFGFQFDKSKHVHLQKEAKLIETLLPFPTLLPAFQDDLHISDLLPFQKNSTLPSRFLSWMQNIMPRTMPLTMVIMEECLVVYLRQQVDYIGKHVLSKLMNEWRLMDELAVLRAIYLLGSGDLLQHFLTVIFNKLDKGETWDDDFELNTILQESIRNSADGMLLSAPESLVVSIVKTNSLDGDEQSNLAKLPSTPHKSSSPFFGMDGLDSLKFTYKVSWPLELIANTEAIKKYNQVTGFLLKVKRAKFVLDKTRRWMWKGKGTPKNNSKRHWLVEQKLLHFVDAFHQYVMDRVYHSAWRELCEGMASAQSLDGVIEVHEAYLLTIHRQCFVVPDKLWALIASRINVILGLALDFYSVQQTLSSGGAVSAIKLRCEMEVDRIEKQFDDCIAFLLRVLSFKLNVGHFPHLADLVTRINYSYFYMSDSGNLRTAPSSETVSSRLGKTFMGRTD; encoded by the exons ATGGGTTTAGCTGGCTCTTTATCgag GATTGCTATCATCCTACTTCTGTTCCAAAACCCAATCTTTATTGGACATACGCTCTTTG GTGCTGaatatttattacaaattatcCACAAAGCCATTCCCAAAGTATTCTTTGAATCCAGTGCTGCAATTACCCCTGCTGATTTGGCAGTTCATGTGCTTGACAACCTTTACAAGAAGCTTGACGAAGTATGCTTGATACAAAATGGTCAGGTTGAGAGAACTGTTGTT GAAGAAACTTACCAAATGCTGCTTCATATATTTGTTGGAAGTTTATTGCCTTATATTGAGGAACTTGATTCCTGGGTTTTTGAAGGAATACTTGATGATCCTTTTGAAGAG TTGTTCTTCTATGCTAATGAAGCAGTCTCAGTTGATGAACACGATTTTTGGGAAAAGAGTTATTCTTTAAGATCACTGAGGTTGGATGGCGAGGtcaatttatcaataaaaaaggaaacaagtgAAAGAAAATCCATTTCTTTGTCTCATTTGCTGAAGGGAAAAGACCAGTACACTGGAGGCTCAATAGCATGCCCCCTGTTTATGAAGGACATAGCTAAGTCAATAGTTGCTGCTGGAAAGTCTTTGCAGCTCATTCGTCATGTTTGTGAAACATCTCCCGCgtcagaaaaacaaaatggtgaAGAGTTTACTGCTAGTGGTGATTTTGGAGGAAGTTTGGCGAGGCTATCTTTGTCGGAGCTTTTCTGTGTGTCATTGGCAGGTTTAATTGGTGATGGTGATCACATATCTAGGTACTTCTGGAAACATGACCAATATAATCTTGAGACAGTTTCCTCCTTCAAGACCCGCACAAACTGTTCTGAAGTAGAAAATGGCATTGATGGGTCAACATGCAAAGGGAAACATTGGTTTAGTTTACTGGTAGATGCATTGGCGCAGAAAGGAAGTGTCAGTTTGAAGTCTGGACACAAGGATGTGAATAAGCCCGTTGGTAAAGGAGAAAATTATATGACActtgatataaaaaattgtttatgcTCTTTGGAATCATTCCACCCTGAAAATCCAGTTATGACAGTGTGCACTGCAATCCTGAAAGATAACATAAATGATTGGAAAAGATTGAACCTCTCTAGATGTTACAACTTGCCCCCATTAAACGATGAGAGTTTATTTAAGGCAATAATAGGTGATGAGGACACACCCTTTTCTGAAACAAAAGGGACAGATTTTACTTTTGGTTTTCAGTTTGATAAATCCAAACATGTTCATTTGCAAAAAGAAGCAAAGCTGATTGAAACATTGCTTCCTTTTCCCACACTTCTCCCTGCATTTCAG GATGATCTCCATATTTCAGATCTCTTGCCCTTCCAGAAGAATAGCACTCTTCCTTCAAGGTTTCTAAGCTGGATGCAAAATATCATGCCAAGGACAATGCCACTTACGATGGTCATTATGGAAGAATGCCTTGTTGTATATCTGAGACAGCAG GTGGATTACATTGGCAAACACGTTTTATCAAAGTTGATGAATGAATGGAGATTGATGGATGAGCTAGCTGTCTTACGTGCTATTTATTTGCTAGGATCAG GGGATCTGCTGCAGCACTTTTTGACTGTAATTTTCAATAAACTGGACAAGGGAGAAACGTGGGATGatgattttgagttgaataCTATATTACAG GAATCTATAAGAAACTCTGCCGATGGTATGCTATTAAGTGCTCCTGAATCTCTGGTGGTGTCTATTGTCAAAACTAATTCTTTGGATGGCGACGAGCAATCTAATTTAGCGAAACTACCCTCAACCCCACATAAAAGCTCTTCACCTTTCTTTGGAATGGATGGACTTGATTCACTTAAATTTACATACAAG GTATCTTGGCCACTTGAGCTTATTGCCAACACTGAGGCAATTAAAAAGTATAACCAG GTGACAGGGTTTTTGTTAAAGGTTAAGCGTGCCAAGTTTGTGCTTGACAAAACTAGGCGTTGGATGTGGAAG GGTAAAGGAACTcctaaaaataatagtaagcGCCACTGGCTGGTGGAGCAGAAACTCCTTCATTTTGTGGATGCCTTTCACCAATATGTCATGGACAGA GTCTATCATAGTGCCTGGCGTGAACTCTGTGAAGGTATGGCTTCTGCACAATCTTTGGACGGAGTTATTGAAGTGCATGAAGCATACTTGCTGACGATTCATAGACAGTGCTTTGTGGTTCCAGATAAGCTG TGGGCTCTTATTGCTAGCCGAATCAATGTTATTCTTGGGTTGGCCCTAGATTTTTACTCCGTGCAGCAGACATTGAGTAGTGGTGGAGCAGTTTCTGCAATTAAGCTTCGGTGTGAAATGGAGGTCGATCGTATAGAGAAACAATTTGATGACTGCATTGCTTTCCTTCTCAGA GTCCTGTCATTCAAGCTAAACGTGGGGCACTTCCCTCACTTGGCAGATCTGGTTACAAGAATAAACTATAGCTACTTTTACATGTCTGATAGCGGGAACTTGAGAACTGCCCCAAGCTCTGAAACCGTTTCTTCCAGACTTGGGAAAACATTTATGGGAAGAACAGATTAA
- the LOC101221298 gene encoding gamma-tubulin complex component 5 isoform X6, giving the protein MGLAGSLSSLCSGAEYLLQIIHKAIPKVFFESSAAITPADLAVHVLDNLYKKLDEVCLIQNGQVERTVVEETYQMLLHIFVGSLLPYIEELDSWVFEGILDDPFEELFFYANEAVSVDEHDFWEKSYSLRSLRLDGEVNLSIKKETSERKSISLSHLLKGKDQYTGGSIACPLFMKDIAKSIVAAGKSLQLIRHVCETSPASEKQNGEEFTASGDFGGSLARLSLSELFCVSLAGLIGDGDHISRYFWKHDQYNLETVSSFKTRTNCSEVENGIDGSTCKGKHWFSLLVDALAQKGSVSLKSGHKDVNKPVGKGENYMTLDIKNCLCSLESFHPENPVMTVCTAILKDNINDWKRLNLSRCYNLPPLNDESLFKAIIGDEDTPFSETKGTDFTFGFQFDKSKHVHLQKEAKLIETLLPFPTLLPAFQDDLHISDLLPFQKNSTLPSRFLSWMQNIMPRTMPLTMVIMEECLVVYLRQQVDYIGKHVLSKLMNEWRLMDELAVLRAIYLLGSGDLLQHFLTVIFNKLDKGETWDDDFELNTILQESIRNSADGMLLSAPESLVVSIVKTNSLDGDEQSNLAKLPSTPHKSSSPFFGMDGLDSLKFTYKVSWPLELIANTEAIKKYNQVTGFLLKVKRAKFVLDKTRRWMWKGKGTPKNNSKRHWLVEQKLLHFVDAFHQYVMDRVYHSAWRELCEGMASAQSLDGVIEVHEAYLLTIHRQCFVVPDKLWALIASRINVILGLALDFYSVQQTLSSGGAVSAIKLRCEMEVDRIEKQFDDCIAFLLRVLSFKLNVGHFPHLADLVTRINYSYFYMSDSGNLRTAPSSETVSSRLGKTFMGRTD; this is encoded by the exons ATGGGTTTAGCTGGCTCTTTATCgag TCTTTGTTCAGGTGCTGaatatttattacaaattatcCACAAAGCCATTCCCAAAGTATTCTTTGAATCCAGTGCTGCAATTACCCCTGCTGATTTGGCAGTTCATGTGCTTGACAACCTTTACAAGAAGCTTGACGAAGTATGCTTGATACAAAATGGTCAGGTTGAGAGAACTGTTGTT GAAGAAACTTACCAAATGCTGCTTCATATATTTGTTGGAAGTTTATTGCCTTATATTGAGGAACTTGATTCCTGGGTTTTTGAAGGAATACTTGATGATCCTTTTGAAGAG TTGTTCTTCTATGCTAATGAAGCAGTCTCAGTTGATGAACACGATTTTTGGGAAAAGAGTTATTCTTTAAGATCACTGAGGTTGGATGGCGAGGtcaatttatcaataaaaaaggaaacaagtgAAAGAAAATCCATTTCTTTGTCTCATTTGCTGAAGGGAAAAGACCAGTACACTGGAGGCTCAATAGCATGCCCCCTGTTTATGAAGGACATAGCTAAGTCAATAGTTGCTGCTGGAAAGTCTTTGCAGCTCATTCGTCATGTTTGTGAAACATCTCCCGCgtcagaaaaacaaaatggtgaAGAGTTTACTGCTAGTGGTGATTTTGGAGGAAGTTTGGCGAGGCTATCTTTGTCGGAGCTTTTCTGTGTGTCATTGGCAGGTTTAATTGGTGATGGTGATCACATATCTAGGTACTTCTGGAAACATGACCAATATAATCTTGAGACAGTTTCCTCCTTCAAGACCCGCACAAACTGTTCTGAAGTAGAAAATGGCATTGATGGGTCAACATGCAAAGGGAAACATTGGTTTAGTTTACTGGTAGATGCATTGGCGCAGAAAGGAAGTGTCAGTTTGAAGTCTGGACACAAGGATGTGAATAAGCCCGTTGGTAAAGGAGAAAATTATATGACActtgatataaaaaattgtttatgcTCTTTGGAATCATTCCACCCTGAAAATCCAGTTATGACAGTGTGCACTGCAATCCTGAAAGATAACATAAATGATTGGAAAAGATTGAACCTCTCTAGATGTTACAACTTGCCCCCATTAAACGATGAGAGTTTATTTAAGGCAATAATAGGTGATGAGGACACACCCTTTTCTGAAACAAAAGGGACAGATTTTACTTTTGGTTTTCAGTTTGATAAATCCAAACATGTTCATTTGCAAAAAGAAGCAAAGCTGATTGAAACATTGCTTCCTTTTCCCACACTTCTCCCTGCATTTCAG GATGATCTCCATATTTCAGATCTCTTGCCCTTCCAGAAGAATAGCACTCTTCCTTCAAGGTTTCTAAGCTGGATGCAAAATATCATGCCAAGGACAATGCCACTTACGATGGTCATTATGGAAGAATGCCTTGTTGTATATCTGAGACAGCAG GTGGATTACATTGGCAAACACGTTTTATCAAAGTTGATGAATGAATGGAGATTGATGGATGAGCTAGCTGTCTTACGTGCTATTTATTTGCTAGGATCAG GGGATCTGCTGCAGCACTTTTTGACTGTAATTTTCAATAAACTGGACAAGGGAGAAACGTGGGATGatgattttgagttgaataCTATATTACAG GAATCTATAAGAAACTCTGCCGATGGTATGCTATTAAGTGCTCCTGAATCTCTGGTGGTGTCTATTGTCAAAACTAATTCTTTGGATGGCGACGAGCAATCTAATTTAGCGAAACTACCCTCAACCCCACATAAAAGCTCTTCACCTTTCTTTGGAATGGATGGACTTGATTCACTTAAATTTACATACAAG GTATCTTGGCCACTTGAGCTTATTGCCAACACTGAGGCAATTAAAAAGTATAACCAG GTGACAGGGTTTTTGTTAAAGGTTAAGCGTGCCAAGTTTGTGCTTGACAAAACTAGGCGTTGGATGTGGAAG GGTAAAGGAACTcctaaaaataatagtaagcGCCACTGGCTGGTGGAGCAGAAACTCCTTCATTTTGTGGATGCCTTTCACCAATATGTCATGGACAGA GTCTATCATAGTGCCTGGCGTGAACTCTGTGAAGGTATGGCTTCTGCACAATCTTTGGACGGAGTTATTGAAGTGCATGAAGCATACTTGCTGACGATTCATAGACAGTGCTTTGTGGTTCCAGATAAGCTG TGGGCTCTTATTGCTAGCCGAATCAATGTTATTCTTGGGTTGGCCCTAGATTTTTACTCCGTGCAGCAGACATTGAGTAGTGGTGGAGCAGTTTCTGCAATTAAGCTTCGGTGTGAAATGGAGGTCGATCGTATAGAGAAACAATTTGATGACTGCATTGCTTTCCTTCTCAGA GTCCTGTCATTCAAGCTAAACGTGGGGCACTTCCCTCACTTGGCAGATCTGGTTACAAGAATAAACTATAGCTACTTTTACATGTCTGATAGCGGGAACTTGAGAACTGCCCCAAGCTCTGAAACCGTTTCTTCCAGACTTGGGAAAACATTTATGGGAAGAACAGATTAA